The following proteins come from a genomic window of Pseudomonas syringae:
- the metR gene encoding transcriptional regulator MetR, with protein MLEIRHLKTLHALREADSLVEAAERLHLTQSALSHQFKELEERLGMPLFVRKTKPVRFTSAGLRLLQLADSILPQLRGAERDIARLAGGTAGRLHMAIECHSCFQWLMPTIDQFRDAWPEVELDLSSGFSFAPLPALARGDLDLVVTSDPLELPGITYVPLFTYEAMLAVANQHALASKPYIVPEDLLTETLITYPVERDRLDIFTRFLEPADIEPAQVRTSELTVMMMQLVASGRGVCGMPHWALHEYSSRGYVKGKRLGEKGLFATLYAGIRADMLDAPYMRDFLLTAKDTSFSTLDGVSVVR; from the coding sequence GTGCTTGAAATACGCCACCTCAAAACCTTGCACGCCTTGCGCGAGGCCGACAGCCTTGTGGAAGCCGCCGAACGCCTGCATCTGACGCAATCGGCGCTGTCCCACCAGTTCAAAGAACTGGAAGAGCGCCTCGGCATGCCGCTGTTCGTGCGCAAGACCAAGCCGGTACGCTTCACCAGTGCCGGCCTGCGTCTGCTGCAACTGGCCGATTCAATACTGCCGCAACTGCGCGGCGCCGAGCGCGACATTGCCCGCCTGGCGGGCGGTACGGCAGGCCGCTTGCACATGGCCATCGAGTGCCACAGCTGTTTTCAATGGCTGATGCCGACCATTGACCAGTTCCGCGATGCCTGGCCAGAAGTCGAACTGGACCTGTCGTCCGGATTCTCGTTTGCGCCGTTGCCTGCATTGGCGAGGGGCGATCTGGATCTGGTGGTGACATCGGACCCGCTGGAGTTGCCCGGCATCACCTACGTGCCGCTGTTCACCTACGAAGCGATGCTGGCAGTGGCCAATCAGCATGCGCTGGCGAGCAAGCCGTATATCGTCCCGGAAGACCTGCTCACTGAAACGCTGATTACCTACCCGGTCGAACGCGACCGGCTGGACATTTTCACCCGTTTTCTGGAGCCCGCCGACATCGAGCCCGCGCAAGTCCGAACCTCGGAACTGACGGTGATGATGATGCAACTGGTCGCCAGTGGCCGTGGCGTGTGCGGCATGCCGCATTGGGCGCTGCATGAATACAGCTCACGCGGTTACGTGAAGGGCAAGCGACTTGGGGAAAAAGGGCTGTTCGCGACGCTCTATGCCGGTATTCGTGCCGACATGCTCGACGCGCCCTACATGCGTGACTTTCTGCTGACGGCCAAGGACACGTCCTTCTCGACGCTGGACGGGGTGAGCGTGGTTCGCTGA
- the ddlA gene encoding D-alanine--D-alanine ligase, with product MKKSVAIVFGGQSSEHEVSLQSARNVINAIDRERYALTLIGVDKLGRWLRFDEADYLVNANDPARIQLSTSGKQLSLLPGNDGGQFVEVETCTPLASIDVVFPLIHGAFGEDGALQGVLRMLAIPFVGADVLASASCMDKDVTKRLLRDAGIAVAPFVVLTRGESISFADAAGQLGLPMFVKPANQGSSVGVSKVSDEAGFAAALALGFEFDHKLLIEQGIVGREVECAVLGNHEPQVSVCGEVIANDEFYAYDTKYLNGDQARIAIPAEMPADLSDQVREVALQAYKVLGCAGLSRVDFFVTEARQIIINEVNTLPGFTSISMYPKLWQASGLTYAELIHRLIVLALEGADEARLLKRDIFV from the coding sequence TTGAAAAAGTCAGTCGCCATCGTTTTTGGTGGGCAATCCAGCGAGCATGAGGTTTCGTTGCAATCGGCACGCAACGTGATCAATGCGATTGATCGTGAACGCTATGCGCTGACCCTGATCGGCGTCGACAAGCTGGGCCGTTGGCTGCGCTTTGATGAGGCCGATTACCTGGTCAATGCCAACGATCCTGCGCGGATCCAGCTGAGCACCTCCGGCAAGCAACTTTCGTTGCTGCCCGGTAATGATGGCGGGCAGTTTGTCGAGGTCGAGACGTGTACGCCGCTGGCGAGCATCGACGTGGTGTTCCCGCTGATCCATGGCGCCTTTGGTGAAGACGGTGCGTTGCAAGGCGTGTTGCGGATGCTGGCCATTCCGTTCGTGGGCGCTGATGTTCTCGCGTCTGCGTCGTGCATGGACAAGGACGTGACCAAGCGCCTGTTACGTGACGCCGGCATTGCTGTTGCACCATTCGTTGTATTGACGCGTGGTGAAAGCATTTCTTTCGCTGATGCGGCCGGGCAACTGGGCCTGCCGATGTTCGTCAAACCGGCCAATCAAGGTTCGTCGGTCGGCGTCAGCAAAGTGTCTGACGAGGCGGGTTTCGCCGCTGCACTGGCGCTGGGTTTCGAGTTTGATCACAAGCTGCTGATCGAGCAGGGCATCGTCGGCCGGGAGGTGGAGTGCGCTGTGCTGGGCAACCATGAGCCGCAGGTCAGCGTCTGCGGCGAGGTCATTGCCAACGACGAATTCTATGCCTACGACACCAAGTACCTGAACGGTGATCAGGCGCGCATCGCCATCCCTGCCGAGATGCCTGCCGATCTGAGTGATCAGGTGCGTGAAGTCGCGTTGCAGGCCTACAAAGTGCTGGGTTGCGCAGGCCTGTCACGGGTGGATTTCTTCGTCACCGAAGCACGGCAGATCATCATCAACGAGGTTAATACGTTGCCCGGTTTCACCTCGATCAGCATGTACCCCAAGCTCTGGCAGGCCAGCGGGCTGACTTATGCCGAACTGATCCATCGCCTGATCGTGCTGGCTTTGGAGGGGGCGGATGAGGCGCGGCTGCTGAAGAGGGACATCTTCGTATGA
- a CDS encoding OpgC domain-containing protein, with protein sequence MTNGRDHRIDFFRGLALIFIFWDHVPDNPLAQLTLRNFGFSDAAEVFVFLAGYAAIMAYGRIARRDGMLVAGVRILRRTWVLYVVHIFLLTLLMGIVFVANNHVETRDMVQQMGLEYFVGNPQQALADELLLRFKPNLTDPLPLYIVLLLTLPLTLPLMLRKLEVAVGLSIALYLMVPLFGWNLRAYEGGGVWYFNPVAWQLLFILGGACALHSETSTTAQRPPLQQQPLFMIAAVYVLIAGILTFSEKLPALHSALVSTLHLDSLYPISKTDLAPVRLLHFLALVYVVARLLPTSGHWLENWPARQTCRMGRYSLEVFCLGVLLAPLADMANALAGDTWPMQVTTAIVGLGLMMLMANGLELNKRLGKSPTLLAT encoded by the coding sequence ATGACTAACGGACGCGATCATCGAATCGACTTCTTTCGCGGCCTGGCGCTGATCTTCATATTCTGGGATCACGTGCCGGATAACCCTCTGGCACAGCTGACCTTGCGCAACTTCGGCTTCAGCGATGCAGCAGAAGTCTTCGTTTTCCTCGCTGGCTACGCGGCGATCATGGCCTACGGGCGCATCGCCCGACGCGACGGCATGCTGGTGGCCGGCGTGCGCATCCTGCGGCGCACCTGGGTGCTGTATGTGGTGCACATCTTTCTGCTGACCTTGCTGATGGGCATCGTCTTCGTTGCCAACAACCATGTCGAAACCCGCGACATGGTCCAGCAGATGGGGCTCGAATACTTCGTCGGCAACCCGCAACAGGCACTGGCCGACGAACTGCTGCTGCGCTTCAAACCCAACCTGACCGACCCGCTGCCGCTTTACATCGTACTGCTGCTGACCTTGCCACTGACATTGCCGTTGATGCTGCGCAAACTCGAAGTCGCGGTCGGCCTGTCGATTGCCCTGTACCTGATGGTGCCGCTGTTCGGCTGGAACCTGCGCGCCTACGAAGGCGGCGGCGTGTGGTACTTCAACCCGGTGGCCTGGCAATTGCTGTTCATTCTCGGCGGCGCCTGTGCCTTGCACAGCGAGACATCGACAACAGCGCAGCGCCCTCCTCTTCAGCAACAGCCGCTGTTCATGATCGCTGCCGTCTACGTGCTGATCGCCGGAATCCTGACCTTCAGCGAAAAATTACCCGCGCTGCACAGCGCACTGGTCTCGACCCTGCACCTCGACAGCCTTTATCCCATCAGCAAGACCGACCTTGCGCCGGTCCGATTGCTGCACTTCCTCGCGCTGGTCTACGTCGTCGCACGACTGCTGCCAACCTCAGGCCATTGGCTGGAAAACTGGCCCGCCCGCCAGACCTGCCGCATGGGGCGTTATTCACTGGAAGTTTTCTGCCTGGGCGTGCTGCTCGCGCCACTGGCAGACATGGCGAATGCGCTGGCAGGTGATACATGGCCGATGCAGGTGACCACGGCGATCGTCGGGTTGGGGCTGATGATGCTGATGGCGAACGGGCTGGAGTTGAATAAGCGGTTGGGAAAATCGCCAACGCTTTTGGCCACTTGA
- a CDS encoding NUDIX hydrolase — protein sequence MKVISIAAALLIGPDGQTLLVRKRGTQAFMQPGGKIETGEPAPLALARELEEELGLIIDPQQATFLGEFAAPAANEPGFEVRCQLYEVRTDAQVLPAAEIEEVIWVGADSHPDLNLAPLTRDLILPLYRQRQADAH from the coding sequence ATGAAGGTCATCAGCATAGCGGCTGCGCTGTTGATCGGCCCCGATGGGCAGACCTTGCTGGTACGCAAGCGCGGCACTCAGGCGTTCATGCAGCCGGGCGGCAAGATCGAGACCGGCGAACCGGCCCCGTTGGCGCTGGCCAGGGAGCTTGAAGAAGAGCTCGGGCTGATCATCGACCCGCAGCAGGCGACGTTCCTGGGTGAGTTCGCGGCACCAGCGGCCAACGAGCCGGGTTTTGAGGTGCGCTGCCAGCTTTACGAGGTCAGGACTGATGCGCAGGTGCTGCCCGCCGCCGAGATCGAAGAAGTGATCTGGGTAGGCGCTGACAGTCATCCCGATCTGAATCTGGCTCCGTTGACCCGCGATCTGATCCTGCCGTTGTACCGCCAGCGGCAGGCCGACGCGCACTGA
- a CDS encoding type B 50S ribosomal protein L31, which yields MKPDIHPAYRTVLFHDTAADVHFLIGSTVDTDRTQQHTDGTTYPYVALDVSSASHPMYTGQQRKTTNEGRIAGFNKRFATFGSSGKKETEAAQ from the coding sequence ATGAAACCCGATATCCATCCTGCCTACCGCACCGTGTTGTTCCACGACACTGCCGCCGACGTCCACTTTTTGATCGGCTCAACGGTAGACACCGACCGGACGCAACAGCACACCGACGGCACGACCTATCCGTATGTCGCGCTCGACGTTTCCAGCGCCTCGCACCCGATGTACACCGGTCAGCAGCGCAAGACCACTAACGAAGGCCGCATCGCGGGCTTCAACAAGCGTTTCGCCACCTTCGGCTCAAGCGGCAAGAAAGAAACCGAAGCGGCTCAATGA